A genomic window from Carassius auratus strain Wakin chromosome 19, ASM336829v1, whole genome shotgun sequence includes:
- the LOC113120187 gene encoding uncharacterized protein LOC113120187 produces MLNYLEISTMSPVQLKMRLIFFSVLLVLGFPFIMTEVVDSFSKCSGFFFEGEPPVIKDILLEKTFESKEFCAYQACKEDYLNQNQWSRGHILPMSYAADEDTAKSTCILTNIVPQKESFNSGSWSRMEQTVQKVMDSNCRDEKDSNKILAYVLTGAVPSQTETLNNRVNIPSHMWTAFCCYNSKTKKWESQAHWAENIDESKNKGKTISKQSLTKVQDFLKSKYGDTTLFNGKCVDLLNADVSQPLEADSDDDQQNDEERSVLAFLMSIPAKAWAGLCSFLGIGD; encoded by the exons ATGCTAAATTACCTTGAGATTTCTACGATGAGTCCAGTTCAGCTGAAGATGCGTCTGATTTTCTTCTCTGTGCTGCTGGTGTTGGGCTTTCCCTTCATCATGACTGAAGTcgtagattcattcagtaaatGCAGTGGCTTTTTTTTTGAAGGAGAGCCTCCAGTGATTAAGGACATTCTG CTGGAAAAAACATTTGAATCGAAGGAATTTTGTGCCTATCAGGCTTGTAAAGAAGACTACTTAAACCAAAATCAATGGTCTCGTGGTCACATACTTCCAATGTCCTATGCAGCTGATGAAGACACTGCCAAATCTACATGCATACTGACCAATATTGTGCCGCAGAAGGAAAGCTTTAATTCCGGAAGCTGGAGTCGCATGGAGCAAACTGTTCAAAAAGTAATGGATTCTAACTGCAGGGATGAAAAAGACAGTAATAAGATCTTGGCCTATGTGCTGACAGGAGCTGTACCAAGCCAAACTGAAACACTGAATAATAGAGTAAACATTCCCTCACACATGTGGACCGCGTTCTGCTGCTATAACAGTAAGACCAAGAAATGGGAGTCCCAAGCTCACTGGGCTGAAAACATAGATGAGAGCAAAAATAAAGGCAAAACTATCAGTAAGCAGAGTCTAACTAAGGTACAGGATTTTCTAAAGAGCAAGTACGGAGACACCACACTGTTTAACGGTAAATGTGTGGATCTGTTAAATGCAGATGTAAGTCAGCCTCTAGAAGCAGATAGTGATGATGACCAGCAAAATGATGAGGAGCGATCAGTTTTGGCATTTTTAATGTCAATTCCAGCAAAAGCTTGGGCAGGGTTATGTTCTTTTTTAGGTATAGGAGACTGA